From a region of the Zingiber officinale cultivar Zhangliang chromosome 10B, Zo_v1.1, whole genome shotgun sequence genome:
- the LOC122029528 gene encoding uncharacterized protein LOC122029528: MALIINEELKAKAEIYYGDEICQDKTKFLLQEVGLPRGLLPLRDIIECGHVKETGFVWLKQKKKVEHAFSKIGRKVTYSPEIAAYVENNKIKKVSGVKAKELLLWLTVEEISAADEAAPEKITFKTTTGLYRTFPRSAFELEEDGEEAEQQKKLPPAIPAPPEKAPQAAANK, encoded by the exons ATGGCGTTGATCATCAACGAAGAGTTGAAGGCCAAGGCCGAGATTTACTACGGTGATGAAATTTGTCAAGACAAGACTAAGTTCCTCCTACAAGAAGTTGGTCTTCCCCGCGGCCTCCTTCCTCTTAG AGATATTATCGAGTGCGGGCACGTGAAGGAGACGGGCTTCGTGTGGCTGAAGCAGAAGAAGAAGGTGGAGCATGCCTTCAGCAAGATCGGGAGGAAGGTGACGTACTCGCCTGAGATCGCCGCCTACGTCGAGAACAACAAGATCAAGAAGGTTTCCGGCGTCAAGGCAAAGGAGCTGCTGCTGTGGCTGACGGTGGAGGAGATCTCGGCGGCCGACGAGGCGGCGCCGGAGAAGATCACCTTCAAAACCACCACCGGTCTGTACAGGACCTTCCCTAGGTCGGCCTTCGAGCTCGAAGAGGACGGGGAGGAGGCGGAGCAGCAGAAGAAGCTTCCTCCCGCGATTCCGGCGCCGCCGGAGAAAGCTCCGCAGGCGGCTGCCAACAAGTGA
- the LOC122029527 gene encoding boron transporter 1-like yields the protein MEETFVPFRGIKNDLEGRLNCYKQDWTGGFRAGIRILAPTTYIFFASAIPVISFGEQLERDTDGVLTAVQTLASTALCGIIHSILGGQPLLILGVAEPTVLMYTFMFNFAKDRADLGRELFLAWTGWVCVWTSFLLFLLSILGACSIINRFTRLAGELFGLLIAMLFMQQAIKGLVDEFRIPKRENPKELGFIPSWRFANGMFALVLSFGLLLTALRSRKARSWRYGTGWLRGFIADYGVPLMVLVWTGVSYIPASSVPKGIPRRLFSPNPWSPGAYENWTVIRQMINVPFLYILGAFIPATMIAVLYYFDHSVASQLAQQKEFNLRKPPSFHYDLLLLGFLTLLCGLIGIPPANGVIPQSPMHTKSLATLKHQLLRNRLVATARRSMGLNSSLSQLYGSMQEAYRQMQTPLIYQEPSQSAQGLKELKDSTIQLASSMGNIDAPIDESVFDIEKEIDDLLPVEVKEQRLSNLLQAAMVGGCVAAMPFLKKIPTSVLWGYFAFMAIESLPGNQFWERILLLFTAPSRRFKVLEDQHATFVETVPFKTITLFTLFQTTYLLVCFGITWIPIAGVLFPLMIMLLVPVRQYILPKIFKGAHLTDLDAAEFEESPPLAFNLAAEPEIGKGSHFAESGEVLDQMVTRSRGEIRHMNSPKVTSSTGTPSTDPQGRTSPWLSDKAHSLRMSELRQEHSPRTIEVIGPSKLGEHVRDSPSI from the exons ATGGAGGAGACCTTTGTGCCTTTCCGTGGAATCAAGAATGACCTTGAAGGGAGATTGAATTGCTACAAGCAAGACTGGACTGGTGGTTTCCGGGCTGGCATCAG AATTTTGGCTCCAACTacatatatattctttgcatctGCAATCCCAGTTATTTCATTCGGGGAACAACTGGAAAGGGACACTG ATGGTGTTCTAACAGCAGTTCAGACTTTAGCATCAACTGCTCTTTGTGGAATTATCCACTCGATCCTAGGAGGTCAACCTCTGCTGATCCTTGGAGTCGCAGAACCGACGGTGCTTATGTACACATTCATGTTTAACTTTGCTAAGGATCGAGCAGATTTGGGGCGAGAGTTGTTCCTAGCATGGACTGGATG GGTTTGCGTCTGGACTTCCTTTTTGCTCTTCTTACTGTCAATCTTAGGAGCTTGTTCCATCATCAACAGATTTACTCGTTTAGCGGGAGAGCTATTCGGTTTGCTGATTGCTATGCTGTTTATGCAACAGGCCATTAAG GGGCTTGTTGATGAATTTCGCATTCCGAAACGTGAGAACCCAAAGGAATTAGGATTCATTCCATCTTGGAGGTTTGCCAATGGAATGTTTGCTTTAGTCCTGTCATTTGGTCTTCTCCTCACTGCGCTAAGAAGTAGAAAAGCCCGGTCATGGCGCTATGGAACCG GTTGGCTACGAGGGTTTATTGCAGATTACGGTGTGCCACTTATGGTCCTCGTGTGGACGGGAGTATCTTATATACCTGCAAGTAGTGTTCCGAAAGGAATTCCACGACGCCTTTTTAGCCCGAACCCGTGGTCACCGGGAGCATATGAGAATTGGACAGTGATCAGG CAAATGATCAATGTGCCCTTTCTTTACATTCTTGGAGCTTTCATACCCGCAACGATGATAGCAGTCCTTTATTATTTCGATCACAGTGTAGCATCTCAACTCGCTCAACAGAAGGAATTCAACTTGAGAAAGCCACCGTCCTTCCATTACGATTTGCTTCTGCTCGGTTTCTTG ACATTACTATGTGGTCTTATCGGAATTCCTCCGGCTAACGGAGTCATCCCACAGTCACCTATGCACACGAAAAGTCTAGCTACTCTCAAACATCAG CTTCTTCGTAATCGACTCGTAGCCACTGCACGCCGAAGTATGGGTctaaactcaagcttgagccaactgtATGGGAGTATGCAAGAAGCGTATCGACAAATGCAgactccattgatttaccaagaGCCATCCCAATCTGCTCAG GGTTTGAAAGAACTAAAAGACTCGACTATCCAACTCGCTTCGAGCATGGGAAACATTGATGCGCCAATCGACGAGTCAGTATTCGACATTGAAAAGGAAATCGATGACCTTCTACCGGTCGAGGTTAAAGAGCAACGTCTCAGCAATTTGCTGCAGGCAGCAATGGTCGGAGGGTGTGTTGCGGCTATGCCATTCCTGAAGAAGATCCCGACGTCTGTTCTTTGGGGATACTTCGCTTTCATGGCCATCGAAAGCTTGCCGGGGAACCAATTCTGGGAAAGGATTCTTCTACTTTTCACTGCTCCAAGTAGACGATTCAA GGTGCTTGAGGATCAACATGCAACCTTTGTCGAGACGGTGCCTTTCAAGACGATCACTCTGTTTACTCTCTTCCAAACAACATACTTGCTCGTCTGCTTTGGAATCACATGGATACCGATCGCCGGAGTTCTGTTTCCCCTAATGATCATGCTTTTAGTTCCCGTAAGACAGTACATCCTTCCGAAAATCTTCAAAGGCGCGCACCTTACCGATTTAGATGCAGCTGAGTTTGAAGAATCACCACCCTTAGCATTTAACCTCGCAGCG GAACCTGAGATTGGCAAGGGATCACACTTTGCAGAAAGTGGGGAAGTGCTAGATCAAATGGTGACCCGGAGCCGAGGTGAAATTAGGCACATGAACAGTCCTAAAGTCACTAGCTCAACCGGAACGccatcgaccgatccccagggcAGAACGAGCCCCTGGTTATCCGACAAAGCTCACAGTCTTAGGATGAGTGAACTGAGGCAGGAACACAGTCCTCGGACCATAGAGGTCATCGGACCTTCCAAGCTAGGGGAACACGTGCGCGACTCTCCTTCGATTTAG